In Ensifer adhaerens, a single window of DNA contains:
- a CDS encoding LysR family transcriptional regulator, translated as MSDAFEKITLRQLQIFLAVVEHRSFVAAATQLNLTPPAVSMQMSRLSEFLDAPLFDRDGRSIQLTAAATALVPYAERMTQALHEACNVIDGLQGKLDHLVRVAMVTTSRNFGPHLLRQFSRTHPDIQIETTIANRETVIELLQEGSVDLALMGRPPQSIDVDAVPFASHPYVLIAHPEHPLAGKKHVSRHELATFKFLAREPGSGTRMIHDYYFTSHSVSLPPLYLVMDSNENIKQAVMADMGLAFISAHTIALECQAQKLRILPAEDMPAMREWFTVNLKGKPLRSGAEAFRGFVVNEGPAFMRDFFGNLPKELLRA; from the coding sequence ATGTCTGACGCCTTTGAGAAAATAACGCTCCGCCAGCTGCAGATTTTTCTCGCGGTAGTCGAACACCGCAGTTTCGTAGCCGCCGCGACGCAGCTGAACCTCACGCCGCCGGCTGTCTCCATGCAGATGAGCCGCCTTTCCGAGTTCCTCGATGCGCCACTCTTTGACCGCGATGGTCGGTCCATCCAACTGACTGCGGCGGCGACCGCGCTGGTTCCTTACGCGGAGCGTATGACACAGGCTTTGCACGAGGCGTGCAATGTCATCGACGGCCTGCAGGGCAAGCTGGATCACCTTGTTCGGGTAGCGATGGTCACAACCTCGCGAAACTTCGGCCCACATCTCCTTCGGCAGTTCAGCCGCACGCACCCCGACATCCAGATCGAAACCACGATCGCGAACCGGGAAACCGTTATTGAGTTGCTGCAAGAAGGAAGCGTCGATTTGGCGTTGATGGGACGCCCGCCTCAATCGATCGACGTTGATGCGGTACCGTTTGCATCCCATCCTTACGTTCTTATCGCTCACCCCGAGCATCCGTTAGCCGGGAAGAAGCACGTCTCGAGGCACGAGTTGGCAACCTTCAAGTTCCTCGCGCGCGAGCCAGGGTCCGGAACGAGGATGATCCATGACTACTACTTTACCAGTCACTCGGTATCGCTCCCGCCCCTCTACCTCGTGATGGACAGCAACGAGAACATCAAGCAGGCGGTGATGGCTGACATGGGGTTGGCCTTCATCTCCGCCCATACGATCGCCCTCGAATGTCAGGCGCAGAAACTTCGAATTCTGCCGGCTGAGGACATGCCCGCGATGCGGGAGTGGTTCACGGTCAATCTCAAGGGCAAGCCCCTGCGTTCTGGAGCCGAGGCTTTCAGAGGCTTCGTCGTCAACGAAGGCCCGGCTTTCATGCGTGATTTCTTCGGAAACCTTCCAAAAGAGCTTTTGCGCGCATGA
- a CDS encoding fumarate hydratase: MPVIAESDLIESVSDALQHISYYHPEDYVQALGEAYEKEESPAAKDAIAQILTNSRMSAIGHRPICQDTGIVTVFVKWGQGCTLASNSSLQSVIDEGVRRAYAHPSNPLRASIVSDPAFSRRNTRDNTPSVVHVELVPGDSVEVTVAAKGGGSENKTKFKMLNPSDSIVDWVLETVPTMGAGWCPPGMLGIGIGGTAEKAMVMAKESLMAPIDMAQLKARGPESDLERLRIELHEKVNALGIGAQGLGGLTTVLDVKILDWPTHAASKPIAIVPNCAATRHAHFTLDGSGPSFLPTPNLSSWPDVSWGPDKHARRVDLDRLTDREVETWKAGDRLLLSGKMLTGRDAAHKRIQDLLGRGEQLPVSFKDRVIYYVGPVDPVGDEPVGPAGPTTATRMDKYTDMMLGLGLLGMVGKAERGEATVASIKAHRRAYLMAVGGAAYLVSKAIRSSRVVAFEDLGMEAIYEFDVRDMPVTVAVASDGENVHASGPRHWRQKLASGL, encoded by the coding sequence ATGCCTGTTATCGCCGAATCCGACCTCATCGAGAGCGTGAGCGACGCGCTGCAGCACATAAGCTATTACCATCCGGAGGACTATGTTCAGGCGCTGGGAGAGGCGTACGAAAAGGAAGAGTCCCCGGCCGCGAAGGACGCAATCGCACAGATACTGACCAACAGTCGAATGTCGGCAATCGGTCACCGCCCGATCTGCCAGGATACGGGAATTGTGACTGTCTTCGTGAAATGGGGGCAGGGATGCACGTTGGCGTCGAACAGCAGCCTTCAGTCCGTTATCGACGAAGGGGTCCGTCGGGCATACGCACATCCGTCAAATCCGCTGAGAGCTTCGATCGTCAGCGATCCGGCGTTTTCGCGCAGAAACACGCGAGACAACACGCCGAGTGTGGTCCATGTCGAGTTGGTGCCGGGAGACTCTGTGGAGGTGACGGTAGCGGCAAAGGGCGGTGGCTCCGAGAACAAGACCAAGTTCAAGATGTTGAATCCTTCGGATTCCATAGTCGACTGGGTGCTTGAGACCGTTCCAACGATGGGCGCGGGATGGTGTCCTCCGGGGATGCTCGGAATTGGCATTGGTGGAACCGCGGAAAAAGCGATGGTCATGGCGAAGGAGTCCCTCATGGCTCCGATCGACATGGCGCAACTGAAAGCTCGCGGCCCCGAAAGTGACCTGGAGCGACTTAGGATCGAACTCCACGAAAAGGTCAACGCGCTCGGTATAGGCGCACAAGGGCTTGGTGGTCTGACGACTGTGTTGGACGTGAAAATTCTCGACTGGCCAACCCATGCTGCGTCGAAGCCTATCGCTATTGTTCCCAATTGCGCTGCCACGCGCCACGCCCATTTTACTCTTGATGGCAGTGGGCCGTCGTTCCTCCCGACACCCAATTTGTCCTCTTGGCCCGACGTCTCCTGGGGCCCCGACAAACATGCGCGGCGCGTCGATCTCGACCGCTTGACCGACCGGGAGGTCGAAACATGGAAGGCAGGGGACCGACTGCTCTTGTCGGGAAAGATGCTCACGGGCCGAGATGCCGCACACAAGCGAATCCAGGATTTGCTGGGGCGAGGCGAACAATTGCCTGTAAGCTTCAAGGATCGGGTCATCTACTATGTCGGTCCTGTGGACCCCGTCGGCGACGAACCAGTCGGCCCTGCAGGCCCGACGACGGCCACTCGGATGGACAAGTACACGGACATGATGCTCGGCCTCGGTCTGCTGGGAATGGTAGGAAAGGCGGAGCGCGGGGAGGCAACCGTGGCGTCGATTAAGGCGCATCGCAGAGCCTATCTCATGGCGGTGGGCGGAGCCGCCTACCTTGTTTCGAAAGCCATCCGCTCAAGTCGTGTGGTCGCGTTCGAAGACCTCGGAATGGAGGCCATCTATGAGTTCGACGTTAGGGATATGCCGGTCACCGTGGCCGTCGCATCCGATGGCGAGAATGTCCATGCCTCGGGTCCCAGACACTGGCGACAAAAGCTTGCGTCGGGCCTTTAA